One Paracidovorax avenae ATCC 19860 genomic region harbors:
- a CDS encoding ATP-dependent helicase → MSRRVDSPDTDADREIHACIAAMPPQPFVVRAGAGSGKTTSLIKALDWVVSEHGASMRAKKQKVACITYTDLAANEMLADVNSNPLAHVSTIHSFYWAIAKTFQADIKIWLNNEIRRRISELEEDSKNYSSRVRQATRDRNQADQDRYARNLEALGSVKTFNYGVGSDYAKGILGHEDILQFADFLLQNRPLFRRVVALNYPFVFIDESQDTFPSVVKSFREVEAQMRGKFCLGFFGDPMQSIFMRGAGDIAREDHWRAITKPENFRCAKQILDVANAVRAHGDGMKQVRGLHEKIDGELKLVEGSARMFVLPNTLNRNEALARVREWSAAANNDEGWTTPDLAVKILVIVHRMAASRLGFGGIYSALNDKTSDAMKQGMQDGTGWPVRPFLSFALPIVAAMSAGNEFAAMNLLREFSPRLKPGTLTGRRVAGVLRELRTAVLRLVAMLDEAGTTVGDIAIHLRDSGLFDFDERYERVLGFVQDISDVAQEAEAADTAPVEGRSLDAAMVKFLRCAAQELRPYERYVSEDSPFATQHGVKGAEFDRVVVVMDEDESDYRTYNYERVFANADARAADRAQAQNGDENTWSRTLRLLYVCCTRAKRGLVLTFFVADPATAVENVVSSGILPRSAVFTQDALAAQAIR, encoded by the coding sequence ATGAGCAGGCGAGTCGATAGCCCGGATACCGATGCGGATCGCGAGATCCACGCCTGCATTGCGGCAATGCCTCCGCAGCCCTTCGTTGTTCGTGCAGGCGCAGGTTCTGGCAAGACCACCTCTCTCATCAAGGCGCTGGACTGGGTGGTGTCTGAGCACGGCGCCAGCATGCGGGCAAAGAAGCAGAAGGTCGCCTGTATCACCTACACAGACCTCGCTGCGAATGAAATGCTGGCGGACGTCAACTCCAATCCGTTGGCTCATGTTTCGACTATCCATAGCTTCTATTGGGCCATTGCCAAGACGTTTCAGGCCGATATCAAGATCTGGCTGAATAACGAAATCCGCAGGCGGATTTCTGAACTGGAAGAAGATTCTAAAAACTACAGTTCGCGCGTTCGGCAGGCCACGCGAGACAGGAACCAGGCGGATCAAGATCGCTATGCCCGAAACTTGGAAGCCCTGGGCAGCGTCAAGACGTTCAATTACGGCGTCGGCAGTGACTATGCGAAGGGCATACTTGGCCACGAAGACATCCTTCAGTTCGCTGATTTCCTACTCCAGAATCGCCCACTGTTCCGACGTGTCGTAGCGCTGAATTACCCGTTTGTGTTCATTGACGAGAGTCAGGACACATTCCCGAGCGTGGTCAAGTCCTTCAGGGAAGTTGAGGCCCAGATGCGGGGTAAATTCTGCCTCGGTTTTTTTGGTGACCCGATGCAGTCGATCTTCATGAGAGGCGCTGGGGACATCGCGCGCGAAGACCATTGGCGAGCCATTACAAAGCCGGAGAACTTCCGCTGCGCCAAGCAGATCCTGGACGTCGCCAATGCCGTGCGCGCGCATGGCGACGGCATGAAGCAAGTCCGCGGGCTGCACGAAAAGATCGATGGTGAGCTCAAGCTCGTGGAGGGCTCGGCCAGAATGTTCGTCTTGCCGAACACGTTGAACCGAAATGAGGCTCTGGCAAGGGTCCGAGAATGGAGTGCGGCAGCGAACAACGACGAGGGATGGACTACCCCAGATCTTGCGGTCAAGATCCTTGTTATCGTGCACCGAATGGCCGCAAGCCGGCTGGGTTTTGGCGGCATCTACTCGGCTCTGAACGACAAGACGTCGGATGCCATGAAGCAGGGGATGCAGGACGGTACCGGCTGGCCCGTTCGGCCCTTCCTCAGTTTCGCGCTGCCAATAGTTGCAGCGATGAGCGCCGGCAACGAGTTCGCCGCGATGAATCTGCTCCGGGAATTCAGCCCTCGCCTAAAGCCTGGCACGCTGACCGGCCGGCGTGTTGCGGGCGTTTTGCGTGAGCTGCGCACAGCCGTTTTGAGACTAGTCGCTATGCTGGATGAGGCCGGAACCACTGTTGGGGACATAGCCATCCATCTCCGCGACTCAGGCCTATTCGATTTTGACGAGCGTTATGAGCGGGTGCTTGGTTTCGTCCAGGACATTAGTGACGTTGCTCAAGAAGCAGAAGCCGCCGATACAGCCCCTGTCGAGGGACGGTCCTTGGACGCGGCGATGGTCAAGTTCTTACGGTGCGCAGCACAAGAGCTTCGCCCATACGAACGATACGTCTCTGAAGACTCACCCTTTGCTACGCAGCATGGCGTGAAGGGCGCTGAGTTCGACCGCGTTGTTGTGGTGATGGACGAGGACGAGAGCGACTATCGAACGTACAACTACGAGCGGGTCTTTGCCAACGCTGATGCCCGTGCTGCAGATCGTGCACAAGCCCAGAATGGTGATGAAAACACTTGGAGCCGAACGCTGCGGTTGTTGTATGTCTGTTGTACTCGCGCCAAGCGAGGACTGGTGCTGACTTTTTTTGTTGCCGACCCGGCGACCGCCGTAGAAAACGTTGTGTCGAGCGGGATTCTGCCGAGGAGCGCGGTCTTCACGCAGGATGCGCTGGCTGCCCAAGCCATTCGGTAG
- a CDS encoding helix-turn-helix transcriptional regulator has product MQVEQRSQAPVEDSNTAQPLPVPGTHAYEAMPQFPQRSPLPFRRTIRRHELHQMVPLAETTIYEMERRGEFPRRFNLTPRCVVWDLAEVEAWIEQCKQAPRTATLKPDVRQRKTRPVRTRSLKA; this is encoded by the coding sequence ATCCAGGTGGAACAACGATCACAGGCACCGGTTGAGGACAGCAACACAGCCCAGCCCCTCCCCGTCCCAGGCACGCACGCCTATGAGGCAATGCCGCAGTTTCCCCAGCGCAGTCCCCTTCCCTTCCGCCGCACCATCCGACGCCACGAATTGCATCAGATGGTCCCGCTGGCCGAAACGACGATCTACGAAATGGAGCGCCGCGGCGAGTTTCCGCGCCGCTTCAACCTGACGCCCCGCTGCGTCGTGTGGGACTTGGCCGAAGTGGAAGCGTGGATCGAACAATGCAAGCAGGCACCTCGCACAGCCACCCTCAAGCCCGATGTCCGCCAACGAAAAACCCGTCCTGTACGGACGCGCTCATTAAAAGCCTAG